In Diabrotica undecimpunctata isolate CICGRU chromosome 4, icDiaUnde3, whole genome shotgun sequence, a single genomic region encodes these proteins:
- the LOC140438109 gene encoding INO80 complex subunit C: MTTVTEEPKPEQKPIFKASSFHIIKANKKKYVWKGLKQIISSEKALPWPEDCVHYGSINAPPSFKPPEKFSDLSGLPAPYTDPQTRLRFANKDEYATIIDLPMDITAGYLSLRGATSIVG; the protein is encoded by the coding sequence ATGACTACAGTCACAGAAGAACCGAAACCAGAGCAAAAACCCATATTTAAAGCATCATCTTTCCACATAATAAAAGCTAACAAAAAGAAATATGTTTGGAAAGGGTTGAAACAAATCATTTCATCCGAGAAAGCTCTGCCATGGCCAGAAGATTGTGTCCATTACGGCTCGATTAACGCTCCACCTTCTTTTAAGCCACCCGAGAAGTTTTCTGATCTGTCTGGTTTGCCTGCCCCATACACTGATCCACAAACAAGGTTAAGGTTTGCAAATAAGGATGAGTATGCTACAATTATAGACCTACCGATGGATATTACGGCTGGGTACTTGTCTTTAAGAGGTGCTACAAGTATTGTCGGTTGA